One stretch of Pantanalinema sp. DNA includes these proteins:
- a CDS encoding hotdog fold thioesterase — protein sequence MDDRLQQMTASARGTLAETMGMTLLEVTPQRVRASMPVVKAVHQPFGLLHGGASVALAETVASIGGWANLDPDKQMAVGLEINANHLRAKRDGVVTAEAKPIHLGRTTQVWEVRITDEADKLVCVSRCTLAVVPRG from the coding sequence TTGGACGACCGACTCCAGCAGATGACCGCTAGCGCCAGGGGCACCCTGGCCGAGACCATGGGCATGACCCTGCTCGAGGTCACTCCGCAGCGGGTCAGGGCCAGCATGCCGGTCGTCAAGGCCGTGCACCAGCCCTTCGGCCTGCTTCACGGCGGGGCGTCGGTCGCGCTGGCCGAGACGGTGGCGAGCATCGGCGGCTGGGCCAACCTGGACCCCGACAAGCAGATGGCGGTCGGCCTCGAGATCAACGCCAACCACCTCCGCGCCAAGCGCGACGGGGTCGTCACCGCCGAGGCCAAGCCGATCCACTTGGGACGCACCACCCAGGTCTGGGAGGTTCGCATCACGGACGAGGCGGACAAGCTCGTCTGCGTGTCGCGCTGCACCCTGGCCGTCGTTCCTCGGGGATAG
- a CDS encoding DMT family transporter, with amino-acid sequence MPAIAMLIAVFVWGGSFIATKLAIAEIPPIAFAVLRFSVATTGLLVAHWATRTPINVPRALWRRVAIAGLLGTTATYVLENIALKYTSAGNSAIFIAASPLITIAGAAIFLRERLTWRTLGGALLAFAGLTALVGASFRQTGLGDGLMALNTLVGAWYALVSKTLADRASPLATLTTTYAVGLVGLLPFAAGEAILTPSAWHVSPLSLGALAFLGLGSSGCAYWLWMYALGRMSAATAGVYLYLMPIVTLALSWLLLGEAMGPAKLAQAAVVLVGVYLASTARHAPRASEAPQPS; translated from the coding sequence ATGCCTGCAATCGCCATGCTCATCGCCGTCTTCGTCTGGGGCGGCTCCTTCATCGCCACCAAGCTCGCCATCGCCGAGATCCCGCCCATCGCCTTCGCCGTCCTGCGCTTCAGCGTGGCGACCACGGGCCTGCTCGTCGCCCACTGGGCGACCCGCACCCCGATCAACGTCCCGCGGGCGCTGTGGAGGCGCGTGGCGATCGCGGGCCTGCTCGGGACCACCGCGACCTACGTCCTCGAGAACATCGCGCTCAAGTACACCTCCGCCGGAAACAGCGCCATCTTCATCGCCGCGAGCCCCCTGATCACCATCGCGGGGGCGGCCATCTTCCTGCGCGAGCGCCTGACCTGGCGGACCCTCGGCGGCGCCCTGCTCGCGTTCGCCGGCCTCACGGCCCTGGTGGGCGCGAGCTTCAGGCAGACCGGGCTGGGGGACGGCCTGATGGCCCTCAACACCCTCGTCGGCGCCTGGTACGCGCTGGTCAGCAAGACCCTCGCCGATCGGGCCTCGCCGCTCGCCACCCTGACCACGACCTACGCGGTGGGGCTCGTCGGCCTGCTGCCCTTCGCCGCCGGCGAGGCCATCCTGACGCCGAGCGCATGGCACGTCTCTCCCCTCTCGCTCGGAGCGCTCGCCTTCCTGGGGCTGGGATCCTCGGGATGCGCCTACTGGCTCTGGATGTACGCCCTGGGCCGCATGTCGGCGGCGACCGCCGGGGTCTACCTGTACCTGATGCCCATCGTGACGCTGGCGCTCTCGTGGCTCCTGCTCGGAGAGGCGATGGGGCCGGCCAAGCTGGCCCAGGCCGCCGTCGTCCTGGTCGGGGTTTACCTGGCGAGCACGGCCCGGCACGCCCCGCGCGCCTCTGAAGCACCGCAGCCCTCCTGA
- a CDS encoding MBL fold metallo-hydrolase, translating to MIGKVLFDDGDHKWIALARDPEKKGAVIDTNEYLIVSNGDALLLDPGGTEIFPSVLAAVSEHINLEQLKAFFASHQDPDIFSSLPLWLGICPNAQVFVPKIWSGFLAHFGYEYIDNFKTIEDAGGPLTYGRGLTLQMVPAHYLHSSGNFSVYDPHAKIMFSGDIGAALLPDDYTDFFVQDFDAHVKYMEGFHRRWMPSNEAKNDWVRRVRELDIKLLCPQHGAIFRDEQVGQFLDWFEALEVGAATRCPTAAAK from the coding sequence TTGATCGGAAAGGTACTATTCGACGACGGCGATCACAAGTGGATCGCGCTCGCGCGCGATCCCGAGAAGAAGGGCGCGGTCATCGACACCAACGAATACCTGATCGTCAGCAACGGGGACGCCCTGCTCCTCGATCCGGGCGGGACCGAGATCTTCCCGTCGGTGCTCGCTGCCGTGTCGGAGCACATCAACCTGGAGCAGCTCAAGGCCTTCTTCGCGAGCCACCAGGACCCCGACATCTTCTCGTCGCTGCCTCTGTGGCTCGGCATCTGCCCCAATGCCCAGGTCTTCGTGCCCAAGATCTGGTCCGGCTTCCTGGCGCACTTCGGCTACGAGTACATCGACAACTTCAAGACCATCGAGGATGCGGGCGGTCCGTTGACCTACGGCAGGGGCCTCACCCTGCAGATGGTGCCGGCGCACTATTTGCACTCGTCGGGCAACTTCAGCGTCTACGATCCGCACGCCAAGATCATGTTCTCGGGCGACATCGGAGCGGCCCTCTTGCCCGATGACTACACCGACTTCTTCGTGCAGGACTTCGACGCCCACGTGAAGTACATGGAGGGCTTCCACCGGCGCTGGATGCCCTCGAACGAGGCGAAGAACGACTGGGTTCGCCGCGTGCGCGAGCTGGACATCAAGTTGCTCTGTCCCCAGCACGGGGCCATCTTCCGGGACGAGCAGGTCGGGCAGTTCCTCGACTGGTTCGAGGCCCTCGAGGTCGGCGCCGCAACCCGCTGTCCGACCGCTGCCGCCAAGTAG